GAAAAACTCCCGGTTCGTTTTCAATTACAGATGCATAAATATATCTGGGATGCCGCGATGAAAGGGGTTTAAAGGGATTTATATGGAAATTACAGTTAAACAGGGTTCTGTACTAAAAGCCAAAGGAGAGATCCTGATCCTTACCCACTATGAGGGGGAAGATCTCGCGAAAGAGATCGCCTCGGTGGATAAGGCCATCGGCGGCCTGATTCGAGAGGTGATCGCAACAGAAGGCTTCGCCGGGAAATTTCTACAAACCACACTCATTCGTCCGAATGGAAAGACGGGTTTTCCACGGCTCCTGATTATTGGACTGGGGAAGCGGAACGAGGTGACGCTCGATCATATCCGAAAAGGGATGGGACGTGCGGCAACACTTGTCCGAGAAATAGAACTGGGCGAAATTTCGATACCAGTTTACGCGAAACAAGTGAGGCGGGTCTCGATTCGTGATTTATCTCAGGCCATAATTGAGGGGGTATTGCTGGGTCTCTATCAATTCCAGCGATATAAGACAGAGCGCCCGAATACAACGGAGATCAAGAACTGCACCCTCTTGAGTTCTGATAGGAAATCCATACTCGATATCCGTATCGGCGCGAATCGTGGAAATCGGATTGCTGAAGCGGTGCGTTATGTTCGGGATCTCTGCAACACGCCTTCCAATATGGCAACGCCGAGTCATCTTGCGGAAGAAGCCGTACACATCGGGGCGGAACATGGCATGCACGTCGAGGTCTATGACCGGTCGGAGATTGAAAAGATCGGCATGGGAGCCCTGCTTGCCGTTGCTCAGGGAACGGCTGAACCTCCCAAATTTATTGTCCTTGAATATGAGGGAGCGCGTACCGATTCCAGCATCAAACAAAGTACGCGAAAGAAGAAAAAAAAGCCGATTGTCCTGGTGGGGAAGTCGGTTACCTTTGACTCTGGAGGGGTCTCCCTCAAGCCCTCTGATAAAATGGAATTGATGAAGTACGACATGTCCGGCGGGGCCACCGTTCTGGGTGTGATGCGCGTGGTGGCTGAATTGAACCTCCCGATCCATATCGTTGCGCTTCTCCCCGCGACCGATAATATGCCAAGCGGAACGGCAGTCCACCCCGGGGACGTGGTCACGACTCTGTCCGGAAAAACGGTGGAAGTGATTAACACAGATGCCGAAGGAAGACTTTGCCTGGCAGATGCCCTTACTTATGCGGCGCGGTACAAACCGGCCGCAATCATTGACCTCGCAACCTTGACGGGTGCCTGTGTCGTGGCCCTCGGCCAACATGCCATTGGCCTGATGGGAAATGACCAAAAATTGATCTCACAGATAGAGAACGCGGGACGGGAAACCGGGGAGCGGGCCTGGCAGCTTCCGCTCTGGGAGTCTTACTTTAACCAGATTAAAAGCGATGTTGCCGACTTAAAAAACGTGGGTGGACGAGGCGGTGGAGCCATCACGGCTGGACTCTTCTTAAAGCAGTTTGTGGGGAAGACCCCCTGGGTCCATCTCGATATCGCGGGAACCGCCTGGAACCATGATGGAGGTCATCCCTATATTCCAAAAGGGGCAACCGGGATTCCCCTGCGGCTTTTGATTCAATTCCTGAGCAATCTGACTATGAAGTCTGGAGGCGTGTCGCGATGAATCTTGCGCGGAAAGTGGGACAGATTTTGATGGTGGGGTTTGAAGGCACCGCCCCTACGAAAGAGATCCGGAATTTGATCAAAGAATACGATCTTGGCGGGGTTATCCTTTTTTCCCGAAATATCGAGGATCCGACGCAATGCGCCCGACTCACCAAGGCCCTCCAGAAGCTTTCGTCAGACGCACCGCTGTTCATCGCGGTTGACCAGGAGGGCGGTCGGATCTCACGCCTTCCTCTCCCATTTACGCAATTTCCCTCGGCCAGGATGCTTGGGCTATGTGACTCTATTCCGCTGACTTACAGCCATGCTGAGGCGATAGCAAAAGAGCTTCGGTCTGTCGGGATCAATATGAATTTTGCCCCGGTTCTTGATGTGGACACAAACCCCAAAAATCCGATTATAGGTGATCGTGCATTTGGAGGAAGCCCCGCAATTGTTTCGAAGCATGGATTGGCCATGATGGTTGGGATGATTGATCAAAAGGTCATCGTCTGCGGTAAACATTTTCCGGGGCATGGGGATACCTCGTCGGATTCACATGAGACCCTTCCAGAAATTAAGCACCCCCTCAGTCGTTTGGTTGATATTGAACTCAAACCCTTCATTCATGCCGTTGAAAACCGCATTCCCTGCATCATGACCGCCCATGTCCGTTATCGAGGTATTGATGACCGTCTTCCCGCGTCACTTTCTAAAAAGGTCATTGGCCAATTATTGAGAAAGACCATCCAGTTCAATGGGGTTGTCGTCACAGATGACCTGGAGATGAAAGGAATCACTTCTTCATTTACCGTACCCGA
This genomic interval from Candidatus Manganitrophaceae bacterium contains the following:
- a CDS encoding leucyl aminopeptidase, producing the protein MEITVKQGSVLKAKGEILILTHYEGEDLAKEIASVDKAIGGLIREVIATEGFAGKFLQTTLIRPNGKTGFPRLLIIGLGKRNEVTLDHIRKGMGRAATLVREIELGEISIPVYAKQVRRVSIRDLSQAIIEGVLLGLYQFQRYKTERPNTTEIKNCTLLSSDRKSILDIRIGANRGNRIAEAVRYVRDLCNTPSNMATPSHLAEEAVHIGAEHGMHVEVYDRSEIEKIGMGALLAVAQGTAEPPKFIVLEYEGARTDSSIKQSTRKKKKKPIVLVGKSVTFDSGGVSLKPSDKMELMKYDMSGGATVLGVMRVVAELNLPIHIVALLPATDNMPSGTAVHPGDVVTTLSGKTVEVINTDAEGRLCLADALTYAARYKPAAIIDLATLTGACVVALGQHAIGLMGNDQKLISQIENAGRETGERAWQLPLWESYFNQIKSDVADLKNVGGRGGGAITAGLFLKQFVGKTPWVHLDIAGTAWNHDGGHPYIPKGATGIPLRLLIQFLSNLTMKSGGVSR
- the nagZ gene encoding beta-N-acetylhexosaminidase, whose translation is MNLARKVGQILMVGFEGTAPTKEIRNLIKEYDLGGVILFSRNIEDPTQCARLTKALQKLSSDAPLFIAVDQEGGRISRLPLPFTQFPSARMLGLCDSIPLTYSHAEAIAKELRSVGINMNFAPVLDVDTNPKNPIIGDRAFGGSPAIVSKHGLAMMVGMIDQKVIVCGKHFPGHGDTSSDSHETLPEIKHPLSRLVDIELKPFIHAVENRIPCIMTAHVRYRGIDDRLPASLSKKVIGQLLRKTIQFNGVVVTDDLEMKGITSSFTVPEAAVQAVKAGSDLILVCHSPDQQAAVLEALIHAFEKGILSEAKLDASLARLLALKERFLLHPPSIRAPLIKQIVGCATHQALVKEIEKKSRAAIKKQGKQGI